A genome region from Archaeoglobus fulgidus DSM 4304 includes the following:
- the rd gene encoding rubredoxin: MAKYECQVCGYVYDEAEGDPDNDIPAGTKWEDLPDDWVCPVCGASKDQFEKIED, encoded by the coding sequence ATGGCGAAGTATGAATGTCAGGTTTGCGGTTACGTTTACGATGAGGCTGAGGGCGACCCAGACAACGACATTCCCGCTGGAACCAAGTGGGAAGACCTGCCTGACGACTGGGTCTGCCCTGTTTGCGGTGCATCAAAGGACCAGTTTGAGAAAATTGAGGATTAA
- a CDS encoding MBL fold metallo-hydrolase — translation MLVSEMHGEVEAVKVGTEVQGRVLHWVYLYYYRNLLFDAGCPNTAQEVFEHFKGREIKAVLITHYHEDHIGAVNLFKEITDVYVPEESLEILRNPPDIPKYRKIGWGQPEKIEGVKVAKEVMKFDDVEVRMIKTPGHSFDHVSYLVDDKLFCGDLVINTAQMVCMREENLLKTIESIEKVLKYDFNYAYTGVGVASRDEVVEYLNYLKGLKEKAEMLYAEGKTIDEIVAACFPNPSQKAILMEFVSEKEWARENMVKSLLGLPRE, via the coding sequence ATGCTCGTTTCGGAAATGCATGGTGAAGTTGAGGCCGTGAAAGTTGGAACGGAGGTGCAGGGGAGGGTCCTGCACTGGGTTTACCTTTACTACTACCGCAACCTCCTCTTTGATGCAGGTTGCCCCAACACCGCTCAGGAGGTCTTCGAGCACTTTAAGGGGAGGGAAATTAAGGCGGTTCTGATTACCCACTACCACGAGGACCACATAGGTGCTGTAAACCTCTTTAAGGAAATAACAGACGTTTACGTCCCTGAAGAGTCCCTTGAAATTCTGAGAAATCCCCCAGATATACCTAAATACCGAAAAATAGGCTGGGGGCAACCTGAGAAGATTGAGGGGGTTAAGGTTGCAAAGGAGGTCATGAAGTTCGACGATGTTGAGGTGAGGATGATAAAAACCCCCGGCCACAGCTTCGATCACGTGAGCTACCTCGTTGACGACAAGCTCTTCTGCGGTGATCTTGTAATCAACACGGCCCAGATGGTCTGCATGCGGGAAGAAAACTTGCTAAAGACTATAGAGTCCATAGAAAAGGTGCTGAAATACGACTTCAACTATGCCTACACGGGAGTGGGAGTTGCGAGCAGGGATGAGGTGGTTGAGTACCTCAACTACCTGAAGGGGCTGAAGGAGAAGGCAGAGATGCTCTACGCTGAGGGGAAAACCATTGACGAAATTGTGGCAGCGTGCTTCCCCAACCCCTCGCAAAAGGCCATTCTGATGGAGTTCGTCAGCGAGAAGGAGTGGGCGAGAGAGAATATGGTAAAATCACTTCTCGGACTGCCGAGGGAATAA
- a CDS encoding IS630-like element ISA1083-2 family transposase (programmed frameshift), with amino-acid sequence MGRKRVYEVVKHLPAEELDKRIKKLEKDTRVLQRLYFIRYLYRGMSVEEAAELVGITKATGYTWLKRWNTRGYEGLIPEFGGGRPSKLTKDQKEELKEMLKERDSWTTKEVQELIEAKFGVSYSSWQVRRILKSFGMKYAKPYQKDYRKPENAEDSLKNMDEAEIRQSDVIGFIDEMAVEANANTAKLWSFGRPVKRVATYVKAKVSGFYSLNGKSVIEFLKSNRSEDFISFLRKIREENPKKRIVIVLDNFKTHHAKKVKEEAEKLSISLVYLPPYSPDLNPIENVWKSVKRAVSETSPLNVDELKETIAKAFKKLTGSISFAKGWIEKFLGDKFKMLCT; translated from the exons ATGGGCAGAAAGCGAGTTTACGAAGTTGTAAAGCACCTACCAGCAGAAGAACTCGATAAAAGGATCAAAAAGCTCGAAAAAGATACAAGAGTCCTTCAAAGACTCTACTTCATAAGATACCTTTACAGAGGAATGAGCGTTGAGGAAGCTGCCGAACTGGTAGGAATTACAAAGGCTACTGGCTACACATGGCTCAAGAGATGGAATACCAGAGGTTATGAAGGCTTAATTCCCGAATTTGGAGGTGGTAGACCTTCAAAACTTACAAAAGATCAGAAGGAAGAACTCAAAGAAATGCTCAAGGAAAGAGACTCGTGGACAACGAAAGAAGTTCAGGAGCTAATTGAAGCGAAATTTGGAGTTTCTTACTCTTCGTGGCAGGTCAGGAGAATTCTGAAATCATTCGGCATGAAATACGCCAAGCCCTATCAAAAGGATTACAGAAAGCCTGAAAATGCTGAAGATTCTTTA AAAAACATGGATGAAGCCGAAATTCGCCAATCAGACGTAATAGGATTCATCGATGAGATGGCAGTCGAAGCGAATGCAAATACAGCAAAGCTGTGGAGTTTTGGAAGGCCTGTTAAAAGAGTCGCTACTTACGTCAAAGCTAAGGTTTCAGGATTCTATAGCTTGAACGGGAAAAGCGTAATAGAGTTTCTTAAGAGTAACAGGTCAGAAGACTTCATATCTTTTCTCAGGAAAATCAGAGAGGAAAATCCCAAGAAAAGGATTGTAATCGTTCTCGACAATTTCAAAACGCATCATGCTAAAAAGGTGAAAGAGGAAGCTGAGAAGCTTAGCATTTCGCTGGTTTATCTTCCTCCTTACTCTCCCGATTTGAATCCGATTGAAAACGTCTGGAAGAGTGTTAAAAGAGCAGTTTCAGAAACATCTCCTCTGAATGTAGATGAACTTAAAGAAACGATTGCTAAGGCCTTCAAAAAGTTAACAGGGTCGATATCATTTGCGAAGGGCTGGATTGAGAAGTTCTTGGGGGATAAGTTTAAGATGTTATGCACTTAA
- a CDS encoding DsbA family protein: MRDLAVGVVIGLIIGAIAVYAFTALQPSGEEVCPANPPESLDQKTLESVSKKLNNLIHQNNPDVSVRISDYSPYGEVYRVKVEFYNDNGTLESYDMFLTANGSLLFTNYVDLTKLSEEEVRINVSIDDDPFKGAEDAKVVIVEFSNYACGHCADFAIETEPKILEKYGDKVKIVFRDFPGFGEISYFAAEAANCAGEQGKYWEFHDLLFENQREWISNNSKIYDYAEQLGLNVDEFKACIESGKYREEVDKDYKDGISYGVTGTPTFFIGTPNGTFVNGKKVAGALNFEQFAALIEQELQQAS, encoded by the coding sequence ATGAGAGATTTGGCTGTAGGAGTCGTTATAGGTCTGATCATTGGAGCAATTGCCGTTTACGCTTTCACCGCTTTGCAGCCTTCGGGTGAAGAAGTCTGCCCCGCAAACCCACCTGAATCTCTGGACCAGAAGACCCTTGAGAGTGTATCGAAGAAGCTGAACAATCTCATTCATCAGAACAATCCCGATGTCAGCGTGAGAATTTCGGATTATTCTCCCTACGGTGAGGTTTACAGGGTAAAAGTCGAATTCTACAATGATAACGGCACTCTGGAAAGCTACGATATGTTCCTGACTGCCAACGGCTCTCTGCTCTTTACCAACTATGTTGACTTGACCAAGCTGAGCGAAGAAGAGGTAAGAATCAACGTCAGTATAGATGATGACCCCTTCAAAGGAGCTGAGGATGCCAAAGTAGTTATTGTGGAGTTCTCCAACTATGCTTGTGGTCATTGCGCAGATTTTGCTATAGAGACTGAGCCTAAGATTCTAGAGAAATACGGTGACAAGGTGAAGATAGTCTTCAGAGACTTCCCTGGGTTTGGAGAAATTTCCTACTTTGCAGCAGAGGCAGCAAACTGTGCGGGAGAGCAGGGCAAGTACTGGGAGTTCCACGACCTGCTTTTTGAGAATCAGCGGGAGTGGATTTCCAACAACTCAAAGATTTACGACTACGCAGAGCAGCTCGGACTGAACGTTGACGAGTTCAAGGCCTGCATTGAGTCGGGCAAGTACAGAGAAGAGGTGGACAAAGACTATAAGGATGGAATTAGTTATGGTGTTACTGGCACACCAACGTTCTTTATTGGTACTCCAAATGGCACATTTGTTAACGGAAAGAAGGTCGCTGGTGCATTGAACTTCGAGCAGTTCGCCGCTCTGATTGAGCAGGAGCTTCAGCAAGCTTCTTAA
- a CDS encoding phosphate uptake regulator PhoU, with translation MKVEARKVYRTGRSSYIITLPKNWVEEFGIKEGDTLFLEIKENSICIKPKIEEKSLRANIEDAEAKFNHLVRLVISYYLAGYSSMAVRVYSDEQRRAVAFAVDLLVGAEIMEDTGNKLLIEVFLDVERFEIDAILEKLFNITLSMLKDLKDVVANLDRAVCSTILTRENEVDKLHFLVLRLLNHAGEGGIMHAVDAMNYRSVVRNLERVSDHISQMSEATLNLERGYGELSEMIETLENIFRRAMVCFFKNDRKIAEEVLEDVEDFTNRILKYYEKIAELEVVQLMNLKTILDSVSRVAGYSADIAEVVINKSVY, from the coding sequence GTGAAGGTTGAGGCGAGGAAGGTATACCGCACCGGAAGGAGCAGCTACATAATCACTCTGCCCAAGAACTGGGTGGAGGAGTTTGGAATAAAGGAGGGAGACACGTTATTTCTTGAGATAAAGGAGAATTCAATATGCATAAAACCAAAAATTGAGGAGAAGAGCTTAAGAGCGAATATTGAGGATGCTGAAGCAAAATTCAATCACCTTGTAAGGCTGGTGATATCTTACTACCTCGCTGGCTACTCTTCCATGGCTGTTAGAGTTTACAGCGATGAACAGAGGAGAGCTGTTGCCTTTGCAGTTGATTTGCTTGTTGGAGCAGAAATTATGGAAGATACTGGAAATAAGCTGCTAATTGAAGTTTTTCTTGACGTGGAGCGTTTTGAAATAGATGCCATTCTTGAAAAGCTTTTCAACATTACGCTGAGTATGCTCAAAGATTTGAAGGATGTTGTAGCCAATCTTGACAGGGCAGTGTGCAGCACCATACTTACGAGGGAAAATGAGGTGGATAAGCTTCACTTTCTCGTATTGAGACTCCTTAACCATGCAGGAGAAGGGGGAATCATGCACGCAGTTGATGCAATGAACTACAGAAGCGTGGTTAGAAATCTGGAGAGAGTGTCCGACCACATAAGTCAGATGAGTGAAGCAACATTGAACCTTGAAAGGGGCTATGGAGAATTGAGCGAAATGATTGAGACCTTGGAAAATATATTTAGAAGGGCCATGGTTTGCTTCTTTAAAAATGACAGAAAAATTGCTGAAGAGGTTCTTGAGGATGTAGAGGATTTTACTAACAGAATTCTTAAATACTACGAAAAAATTGCTGAGCTGGAGGTCGTGCAGTTGATGAACCTGAAAACCATTCTTGACAGTGTTTCGAGGGTTGCGGGATATTCTGCTGATATTGCGGAAGTTGTGATAAATAAGAGCGTTTACTGA